ATGACATTGTATCTCAAAGACTTAACGGCCAGATTTCCCAAAGGttgcccttttttttaaagtgtagtATTCATGGTTCTCTCAGAATTCAATTCTAATTACTTTTGCGCCCCTTGACTGAactatttaatctttttttcagCCTTTACTTTGGCTCAATTATCAGGCAAATTTTCCACCTAAACACATGAAATATCTAAATGTACATGgttgattacattacaggtcatttagcagacgctcttatccagagcgacttacattgaactaactacagggacagtctccctggagcaactcagagttaagtaccttgctcaggggcacaatggtggcagcctggtattgaactccctgaccttctagtgttttgtttggaaggctcTAGGcctctagaccactaggccatctaCACCCCCATGATTGCTCAAGTCACATTTTTGACCCCATTCTGACCAagaacattttttgttttgtgggaTGTAATGAACATTGCCGCCTCTAGGGGCCAGTAGCACTTGACACACTATCTTAATGCTCCTTGGGTAGGTGGGGAACACGCATTCTACAGGAAACTAGAAATAATTAGCTAATCCCTCCGTGAATGGAGAGTTCCACACCCTGAAAATGTCTTGTGTCTTGTTTCATAGCACTTGTGGTCATGCCGGTGATATCTGCAGTTATGGTGCAAAGGTGAACAGCAAGTGTTCTTACCTGCACCAGGCCTGAGAAGCAGCCGGCAGTGAAGACGTGTGCAGCGGACGCCGATTTGCCTCTATTGCGGTCACTGCGCTGAGACTGAGTGAGGTAATCTAAGGCGTTACTGTAACAGCCAAAGACAATAGAGTTGGTGATGCCCGTAGTAAGCACCGGAAATGCCATGCCCTTGAAGAATCCATGAAGCTGATATAATAAAGACATAATAAACAGATGGGCATGCATCAATACTTTCTGTCATGTATTTTTTGATGGAGGCTATGTGATGATAACTGGTGGGAAAAAAGAGGACACAGCACCTACCCCTTCCTTAGCATGTGTTTTAGCAATACAGTGAAATATCCCTTTGTACACAGACTGGGCCTGCAGGCGCACCTACAAATGAAACATAAGGTGTCAGAAAAATTTTAAACGTTTTATGCATCTGGTCATGTTTATAGATTTCAGTGTGGGTTACACGCCTTCACAGTGTCGACTGGATGTCCAACTGCCAGTCCCACTGCACCTACGATAAACAGCAAGGACATGTTATTTCTCCACAAGTATACAAACTATTCAATTAACTTCTCTGTTGTGTCACTGCTCAAAAATATCGTTTTTCTTACCTGAAATGCTCCCTGCTAAGAATTCCCAAAAAGGCATATCTGGCACAATTTCACAACCTGGTGAGAAGACCAATGTGTTTATAATGATTAGTttttcagtttatcatttacacatgtgcattacaacttacagatcacaatGTAGCtgcaaaggcacaaaacattttgtcacaggtatctggaacagtattttactttatgatcaaaacaacacattttgacactttgcaaagtcaccccgcgggccggattgaccaccgggccgcatgtttgacacccctgctctaaagagACCTGACTATTGTCCTGCAGCCAAATATAAAGTTAGATGACAGTTACAGATGGGTCAGCTATTCATTTACATCAAATGAACCACCATCCTATTAAACTGTAATCAACgtcttcacctctcctctctctctctctccagacatCACATGCACCTGAACATGGAGATTGATGATAAGTTCCTACATAAAGTTAAGCTATATGTGACTGAGTTATTAGCGTATTATTGAAACAAGGGAGATGTTAATCAGATGGTGACCTGCCACGCCTACAATCTTGAGAAATGGTCTAAAGAGCAACATGAGCTGGCTTTGAACTAGCTTAGGTTTTCTAATTGTTATGGACGCTTATTTTCTCGCGTTTTACTTTATTCATCTCACATTTTTGTGGATGCTTGATGAGAAACTCAACTTTGATATCATGTATGCATTTGTACTATATCAAATATCCAGTGGTTTTAAACGTCAATTACTATTTAGCGTTAGCTGCATAGCTTTAAACATAACAACATTTCGCGTGCAAAACCAGTTAAATTACACATGTAGGTTATCATACGATGTATTAACAGCATTATATCATGCAAAAAAACGTTAGTTAAATTAGACCACACAGCCTACCTTCTGTAAGAATCACGACACGGTTAGAGTACCGGTATCTTCATATTCATACTGCTCAGTGTGAACCTCATCAGTTTCTCTGCAGTATTCATGAATGAGTGATCTCTGGCTCTGCGCCGGTGTCTCTAAGCAACCGACAGTAAAAATAGCATTTCCGGTTTGACACGGCGgtcttttcagaataaaagcaacGTAGAGCGCAAACAATAATTTTACAGTAGCGCTTTAATAAAACCACATACATTAAAATGCCTGTTTCCTGTGGTGGTTTAGACACAACGTTAGAGTTGAACcattaaatatgtttgatgtttttgtcttgATGATTACTCTGTAATCacctgtatttaaatgtttatttaattctaACACTTTTCTAAGTATTGCTACAGAATGTAAAGGGACGATCTGAACTGAAGTCAGGCTAATGCCCTCAGACTGATGCAGACATATTCCACCATTTGGATTCAAGCAAGTTCTAAGCTTAATGTTTTGCACATCTCTGCTAAGATAGCCCTGTATATATGATAAAGTctcatacaatggaaatacttaagttaAGCACTTAAATAAACTTTgttaaaatgtaagaaattaTTTTATACCTTTGCTTTCTTTGCTGAATGTATACACCTTATCTGTGTCATTCATTCAATTCAGCTCACAGTAATTATTGACAATATGAGTTCTAGATCATTTAAGatgtttaattaattgatttgatttgatttgtatatctgtgttcatgcattttaaagacAGTGGGTGGAGATGGGAGGGGTGGAAGATTTACATCGTTGTAGGTATTAGACAGACACATGAATAACATTGTCTGTTCGTCATGATGACCTTCAGTCTTCCTAAGATACAATGTTCGAGTTTGAAGCGTGAGATCAGAGAAGAATTTGCCTATCTGAAAGGAGGCACAGGCAGAAGGTTGTGGGAAATACAAATCCAGTTACAGAGACATTCTGTATTCTGAGCAAGAGAGATGTTCATTGAAACATGTATCAAACCATAGAATATTTAACATGGACAtatgaaatgttccattacaTTCCTCCCTTTTGATCATTCCATTGATCAacatagtttttgttttaaatgggaATTAGATACTTACCCTCATTTAAGATTGCATAACAGAAACTATGTCTTCCtggtgtgtattttattttgaaggtaaaATTTGATTTTTTGCTGAAAGATTGAAGTTATTTATATAcaattaacattaaatatataacattaaatcaaCACTACACCTAAATCCATCTGGCAGCATGTTAGTTAAGTGTTGATTGATGCCCCGCGTTAACAAAGCACTGTCTGCACCTGGGAGATGGGccgtacacacacatttgtagtCAATGGCTGCCTGGTTTCTCAAACTCACAGATATCAGCAGCTACTGGATATCTTCCCTGTTGATGATGCATTGCTAGACCGATACTGTTGCCATCTTATTCTTGCTTGTTTTTGCCTTATGTCTGGTCTTTAGCTAGTCTCACTTAGATtgaggtcaggtgactgacttgcACAACCAAGAACATTCCTCTGTCTTTCCTTTAAAACTCCTTGGttactttgtctgtttgtttaggATCATTAACCTGCCCCATTGCCATAAACTCTGGGgattgtaaaagtaaaaaaggtcTGGTAGTCCTACACTGTACATGCACAAATCTGTATGATTTCAAATCCAATGTGCTGGAGTAGAGCCATAACAATAGAACAAGTGTCACTGTCCAAATGCTTATGGACTGCACTATGTCTGTCGTTGAGTGCACTGCACACTTTCTTAGCAGTCAAAGCTAGTGAGTATTACATGTACATAAACTGTAGGAACCTACAcatgcaaaaaagtacaagaaaACAGTAGATTGCTAAAGTacagaaaaaacactttattattccCAGAGAGGTTGTAACTGTACACAAAGATGCCATTTGAATCTTTTAATCTGGCAGAATAGGCTATGCAGGTGGTTTTCAAGTTTTTGGTAGAGGACTCCTGTATCCACAAGGGAGAATAGTGAGTGGAATCAGGGCTGTGAAGTTCTGCACAGGGTCCATCCCTGTCTGTGATCAAGGTGCACCTGACCCATGTGACATTGCTCAGAGATATGAGTGTCACTCCACCAGTGGTGGGGTGTAACTAAGTACTttcactcaagtactgtacttaagtacaattttgcaTTACTTGTACtctacttgagtatttctattatATGCTACTTTGTACTTATACTCTACTACATCTATATGACAGTTTAGTTAATAGTTACGTTACAGATTTATATAATCtaatattaacaaataaattattatctattagctattattattattattattattatagattaaaatacattaaagcgATTAACAAattaatgcattattaattAGAATtgactatataataatatgatatacactattctgaaatgggtcattctgCTTAATACTTATTtcttgtactttaagtatattttgatttgaatacttttgagtaagattttgaatgcaggacttttacgtgtaacagagtatttttacactgtagtatGGCTACTTTTACTTAGTATAAGTTTTGAGTATTTCTTCCAACACTGTACTCTTCATTATCCAGTTCTCTCCCTTGGAGTTGGATTGCACAGGGTTTTGGATATCAAATTCTAgttgaaatacaattaaatacaaatataacctAATACAATTAAGTAATATATTATGGTGAATAATTAACTGGTTAGAATAAACGGTTGTTCTGTATCAAAGATAATGACACATTTGCCAATGTGCAATTCAGCAGAAGCATTACCGATAATCCCAAAAAATGTCCAAAGGTATGGCCATGCAACGTAATCATTAGTGGATGGAAAGCAAATTGTAAACAACTAGTGACGTCAATATAATGCGCCACCGATCTTTGAATAAggtggaggaaaagaggaaaagccGCGTTTTGGGACGTGAATTTGATTATATCCTTGTTTCGTTTTAAAGTATACCTCTGCATGTTTTTTAATCTTGCGTAAATCTTTGTAGAAACGGACATTTTACTCCTTCCCTCCCAGTGGTTGTCATCGTCAAACCAGGCAGCGACAAACGAAGGAAATCTAACAACTTAAAAACATCCTCAACATAATGTGCGCTCGTCAGATTGCCgctttgctaacgttagctagctagaaAATtagctatttgttttatttgacagtttttggGATAGAAAACATGACAACTTTAACAAGACAAGACCTCAATTTTGGACAAGGTAAGACAACCAAATCAACCAACGGCATGAAATGGTCAATTATCCGTCATTTAGCTGTGGCTCATAGCCCGAATGCCTCGACAAAAAGATTCAGTTGATATATTTGCTTATACATTTGAGCTAGTCAGTGAGTAGATAACGCATTAACTTGGATATTCTGAATTATGGGTATATACTGGACTATTCGGCATGATAGTATAATGCATATCAGCAGTTTATTCCTGTAAATTCTCCCGTTCTTACTGTTGTTCTGTGTTGCTTGAGAGCTAATACTGCAACACTAAATTGACGGGTATTTGCATTGAGTTTGGTGGTacaagaacaaataaaatgcatggTTGATTCCTCTTTTCCAGTGGTTGCTGACATCCTGTGTGAGTTTCTCGAGGTCGCTATTCATCTCATCCTGTATGTCCGTGAAGTGTATCCCTCGGGAATATTTCAGAAGCGAAAGAAATACAATGTACCTGTACAGGtagatacagatacatatatttttaattacatgCTCACAGTTTATTACGAAAGGAGGACCTATTTGTATCTCTAATATTGGTCTTCTGTTTTCGGTGTGTACATTTCCAGATGTCATGTCACCCAGAGCTGAATCAATATATACAAGATACACTTCATTGTGTAAAGCCACTCATTGAGAAGGTAAGAAGACTCTgttaaagtaaaagtcatgcattgaAAATCGTacttactttagtaaaagtatgcatataatcaggaaaatatcCTTTAATGTATTATAGtatgaaagtaaaagtaatcaATGAAGAAAAAGGTCCCCTGTGGCTactaatacatattatataataggaTTATTATTAATCTGCAGGAATGTGAAATCTTAaaggattttactgttgtagtaaCTAatggttattttttattatggatTAAACTGTTGTTTTCTCCATTAATTGATTACTTGTTTGGTTTGTGAAAATTTTGAGAAATGCACAATTACCCAGATCACAAAGTCACACCtttacaatgtttgttttttccttttgtccaaccaacagtccacacctcaatacaagtacattacaatttattaaaaggagaaaaaagaggaaaatagtTGATAATTAAATTTGTGTCAATCGATGTATTGATTCATCAACAAATTGTTTTAGCTGTACAAACTAttgggtagtttaatttataacaaaaacatcctattttaaaaaaattatatatgttttgtctgtaaaaatcttaatttgtaaagtaactaaagcttaGGTTGAGtaggtggacagtaactaagtacatttaatgtacttagttactgtccaccgcTGATGCTGACAGAGATTAATTTAAGAAACGCCATCTATCATCTATGTGTATGCACTGCTGAAGTTTTTAATTTCTCTCCCAGAATGATGCAGAGAAGGTGGTGGTGGTCATCATGGACAAAGAGCATCATCCAGTAGAGAGATTTGTGTTTGAGATTTCCCAACCTCCACTGCTGTCCATcaggtttttcttctttttattttttaataaacaacatGCTTATTTTGTGGGCGGTCCTGTTCACTAACTGCCTGTGGTTTTGTTGTTTCAGCTCAGACACATTACTTTCACATGTGGAGCAGCTGCTGAGGGCATTCATCCTGaagatcagtgtgtgtgatgctgttttaaataataacccACCAGGTAACATCACTGATGATTATTAAAGAGCAGCACACGACAGACACAGTGTCCTCACTTATATGTTCCCAAAGTTAAGATTTAAAGAGATTATTTGCTCTGATTCCCTGAAATTAGTCTCTACACCAGTGGTCTCCAAAATCTTTTCAGAAATGCCCCCCTTTGTAGGACAAAGCATAAACGCAGTTACAAACTTAAGAGCAATTAATAAGATTATTAATTAGATCTGTGTTTGATGGGTCACACGTACCTTCTCACGTCTCAGTCATGAGATTACAGATGTTCATTCTATGAGATAATCTTAGACTTAATTTATCCTCATGTGCAATCGGTAGGAATTCCAACATTGATATAATTCCTCTTCACAATGGACAAAGTGCTTTTTAACTAAGTTACTAATAAGCCTACTAGGCTGACTGTGTAGTGCCCCAACAAGCCCTGTTAGTCAAATGAGACAGGATTTGGGTCAACCTGATCTAAACTAGTTCAGGGTATTtcttggaaccagaagtgacacgagagggtgaaGCGAAGTGCAACCAAACGCTGAACAAGACGTTTTTAAGGCAACCACCCAAACTGGTCAATAACAAGGTAGCAACGCCCTAAAGCATTCCCTGCTTTATCAcctgttttactctaaatgggaccataatttccaaaatgaacatcatgctgtattgaataagacttgaaactagtgattaaaaccataaacccatcaggaaaatgtttactcatgtagggtcattttctcatagacttttatacaatttattttgCAGCTATTCGCCTCCTACTGGATATCAGGGAGAATGTAGGTTTAAGGCACTTGCGccttggcttcacttttcagatccgGAGGTTACCCCTTGAGCAATAGCCCTACTGAAAATGAGTCTTATTGGACAAGCATAGAAGGAAGTAGGCAATTCTCAGGACGAGAGAATTAGAAGAATCAAGCTTGTAACGTCAATGACTTTGTTTTTAAGGGGTTTACATGACACGTAAAGGATATTCAGGTGGGAATAGATACAACTCATAGACTTATTTGTGACCTTTCGTTTGTCGCAGGGTGTTCATTTACAGTGCTGGTTCATACCCGAGACGCTGCTACACGCAACATGGAGAAAGTTCAAGTCATTAAGGTGAGGTTATAAAACACTGCAACACAGCCCGTTTACTTCTTGGTGGTGCTCAGCTCTGAGAATATGTACGCACTGAATAATTATATGCATGTGCTGTGTCTCTTGTGCATTTCTCTCTTCAGGATTTTCCATGGATAGTTGCTGATGAGCAGGAGGTCCACATGCAGGAACCTCGACTCATCCCACTGAAGACCATGACATCCGACATAGTAAAAGTGAGCAGATAATTGATgagtttattgtgttttgttgaaGTGTCATTACATCATGTTGAGTTTCCTCACTTTTGCTCTTACTGTTGTTTGACTGTCCTCTGTCTTTAACAGATGCAGCTCTACGTGGAAGAGAGAGCCCAGAAAACGTAGGCGTGTGACAATGTTGAGCCAGGAGCAAAGTATATAACGCAGCCTATCACAGCAGGAGCAGTCAAAAAGAAACATGAGTTTTTGTTGCACAAGTGGGATCATCATGTAAGAGATGTGGAGTGTGTTTATTGTGCTGCAGCAAGGGTTGAACTGAAACACTGACATTTCAATAAGAGTCAAATCTGGCCCAGATGGTTTGATCGCATGTCGTACAAATAAGCATGAATATGGttattttactatattttaCTGCCGTGGATTGTGTGTAATTGCTTTCCATGCAGATTTTTATTGTAACATGATGATCCAAGTGTAGCTGTTGCACCATGACGATACAATTCCAAGGGGGATGAAATAGACCTGGTATAACAATACTGGATATCCACTCTCATATCTGCCGACAGCATCTACTGACCACAGGTTTTATTTTAACACTTGTGTTTTCACTGTAACATTTTTTTCTCTTCGTGGGGAAATTGTTTTTACCAACGCTCCCTTGAGGTTGTTTAACCTGCACAGGGAGGACAGTGTTATCATCTTTCTGTGTTTGACAGTTTTCTGACCCATTATAAAGTCTCACTGAGCCATAGCAGGTCTGTGCATGGTGTCTACAGTATTGGCGGTCGGGGATGCAGTGCGAGACTTATGGGTTGGTTCCTCTGGATTAAAAGCATCTTGGTGTGTTTTCTCGTGCAGCCAGTGGTGATGTTCTCCATTCTTAATGTGACAAACTCAAAGTTGTTGTAAATTATGTGACGAAGAAACGGTTTTAACTGCTGATAACTGATTTTAATatgtgaataaaatatgaaattgtatttaaaaaaaaaaaaaaaggttttaaaatatCACTACCAGCAAGAAATGTGTAGAATGGTTCTTGGTTATAAGCTGAACCTATTTAGTAAAAtggaataacacttgatgcaaaTGGTTTAAAGTTTCTTGGCAGCTGAGTCTTTCTAATGTATATTTAAACTTTGTGCTTCACTTGGTAAATCTTTtggctttttacattttttgaatcAGTTTGGTTGTGTTAATGCGTATTGCATAATTTTGGGAAGGGTGTTAGGGTCCAAATTGTGtaagttcaacctcagctcgTATAATAAGTCTATTCTCTGTTAACACTTTGACCCTGAAGCACCAAAATGGTTGATCCCACTGGCATTAACGGCATAAAatcatgcattttcttttcttttaggatgcagataacaaactaaataatttCCCTTCCATTGTCATCTAACGGAAATTGATGAATGTGCGGTTTTCTGTGTTAACAAGTTTTCCTCATTTCAGTCTTCCTGACTCtttttttagtgtttgtttatttattcttgttAGTTTTCTGAATCCTTTTTCTATTATCTACATATTGTGCTTGTAtatttgcaaatatatatatataaataacaaataatatttaataaactgGCTGCCAGTAAGTTTAGCTTAAAGATgaaaatcatcaaataaatattaaaatcagtGATTCTCatgcagcaggaaacaaaactgaaacaaaGATATAACTTGTGCACTTGTATAAGTATTCAGTTCACTCTTTGTTGATGCAATACTGATGTTTTATTAAGACAacagataaataatatatgtttttacaaACTTATAACTTGATTTCATGTATACAAAGTTATGACACAagtttaatgaaaacaaatgaaaacccATCAGATATGAATATCTGTGTATCTATGTGAATATGGCAtttgtctattttatttataaatgtacatttccagTCATTACTTTTCAGTTTAAAAAGACCTCACTGTGAGCTTTGTCCGTTTATATTCTATGACATGAAATTCAACCCCATCACACAGCGCTTCACTGCTCACCATGGGCTGTATAAGCTGATCACACAGCGCTTCACTGCTCAGCCTGGACACATAAACTCTCCATTAAGCATTAAAGATATATTGACTGCAGTAAAAAAATTAAGTAAAGTTGAATATGGTATAATTATGTGTAGTAATGATGACAATCAAAACTAACTTACTGCAGTCAATTTGTCAAAAAGAAAAGCCTAAATAATCAGCATGCATTGTATCATAATGCAGTTTAAATGTagtgtaaacatgtttaacataatatgacatttaaaatgagtttagGTGCCAATGAATCATTAGGGCTTTTCCATTGCCACTTTTGGCCGCAGAGTCAAACCATGCCGTGCTCAGAGCCCCCCTGCTGCTTGATATGAGGCCTTGGTCATAGTTCATGTTTCCACTTAGCTCAGCTCGTCATAAATCCGTTGGTTGTATTCCAGCTTTTCTTACACAACTCTGTGATAAAGTGCACTTTAAGATTACTCTTCAGTTTCATCACATCCTGTGCAGATAGTGGACTACAAAGCAAAATACTTAGTGTTGTGCATTTTTAAGATGTTGTTTCAAAGATTTTCTCTTTTGCTCTATTGCACAAGAGAAACATGTTGATGCAGTGTTGCTGCTGGAATAACAGCGCCCTCTTGTGTCCGGCCACCTTGTAATGTCTCTTATGGCACCTTTTAAACAGGAAC
This window of the Cottoperca gobio chromosome 7, fCotGob3.1, whole genome shotgun sequence genome carries:
- the mad2l2 gene encoding mitotic spindle assembly checkpoint protein MAD2B, whose translation is MTTLTRQDLNFGQVVADILCEFLEVAIHLILYVREVYPSGIFQKRKKYNVPVQMSCHPELNQYIQDTLHCVKPLIEKNDAEKVVVVIMDKEHHPVERFVFEISQPPLLSISSDTLLSHVEQLLRAFILKISVCDAVLNNNPPGCSFTVLVHTRDAATRNMEKVQVIKDFPWIVADEQEVHMQEPRLIPLKTMTSDIVKMQLYVEERAQKT